The Microcystis aeruginosa NIES-843 sequence TACTGAGATTGATCTTACGTCCTCGCACTTGATAAAACTTGGCATTTTCACTCCTCCCTCTGGGGGTTCCACTTTTATGTGAAAAGGGATTCCTTTGTCTTTAGAAGTTACTGGCAAAACAACAACTAAGCCAGATGCACCCTGATTAAACAGGTCTGCTGAAATCACTAAACATGGACGCTTACCAGCCTGTTCATGCCCCCTTACTGGATTAAGATCTGCTAGCCATATTTCTCCTCTGGTAATTTCTGCCACTACCCTTCTACTCCATCAGCGAGAGTTTGCTCCCATGTCTGCCTTTCAGAAATTTC is a genomic window containing:
- a CDS encoding type II toxin-antitoxin system PemK/MazF family toxin is translated as MAEITRGEIWLADLNPVRGHEQAGKRPCLVISADLFNQGASGLVVVLPVTSKDKGIPFHIKVEPPEGGVKMPSFIKCEDVRSISVERLEKRWGTVSSETLALVEDRLRILMGL